One window of the Lactococcus lactis genome contains the following:
- a CDS encoding WxL domain-containing protein: MNKILLKSTVLLTAALIVGPIIASEADAASTGGDYTSNGYVNFAEGDNTGINPVDPLDPSVPVGPTNPDGTDPTPGTGGALSIDFASSLSFGTQKISSKDATYFAHAQWISKDKDGSAVDMTRPNYVQVTDTRGTWDGWTLTVAESDQFQNTSGEKLTGAELSFSKGYTDGTTAAKPGYINNTNFVVSTAASKILGAGPNQGMGTWVYGLGANADYQENGGAHLGNEAVSTASPISLKVIAGTNKATSYTTQLIWSLTNTPGN; encoded by the coding sequence ATGAATAAAATTTTATTAAAATCAACGGTACTACTAACTGCTGCATTAATCGTGGGACCAATAATTGCCAGTGAAGCTGATGCCGCAAGCACCGGTGGAGATTATACATCAAATGGTTATGTTAACTTTGCTGAAGGGGACAATACTGGAATTAACCCCGTTGATCCTTTAGACCCCTCTGTCCCTGTAGGACCAACAAATCCTGATGGTACCGACCCAACACCCGGAACAGGAGGAGCACTTTCAATCGATTTTGCTTCAAGTCTAAGTTTTGGAACACAAAAAATTTCTTCAAAGGATGCCACATACTTTGCTCATGCACAGTGGATTAGCAAAGATAAAGATGGAAGTGCAGTTGATATGACACGTCCTAATTATGTTCAAGTTACTGATACACGCGGAACCTGGGATGGATGGACCTTGACTGTTGCAGAATCCGATCAATTTCAAAATACTTCAGGAGAAAAGCTAACCGGAGCAGAACTATCTTTTAGTAAAGGTTATACCGATGGAACCACTGCTGCAAAACCCGGTTATATCAATAACACTAATTTTGTTGTTAGTACAGCTGCTAGCAAAATTTTAGGAGCAGGTCCAAATCAAGGGATGGGAACTTGGGTATATGGTCTAGGAGCTAATGCAGATTACCAAGAAAATGGTGGAGCGCATCTGGGTAATGAAGCAGTTTCTACAGCATCACCAATCAGTCTTAAAGTTATTGCTGGTACAAATAAAGCGACGTCATATACGACACAATTAATTTGGTCCTTAACGAATACCCCGGGAAATTAA
- a CDS encoding WxL domain-containing protein: MDKLILKSTTLLAGILISAPMIITTASAATTGGDYTSSANLTLQAGTGPVDPLDPTDPTNPVTPVDPGTPGASGNLTVDYGSTLYFGTQSISTQSKTYYAHPDMVKDQSNAVKVVPNYAQVTDQSGELSGWTLSLTQASDLHMTTGTSTDPGYALSGAQISFTGGTLLGGNGITAGKPSDVVASGTLTPGVATKLVSAAKNEGAGTWLYNFGDVDAYDASSVDTANTTDHTKVATKSAISLAVPAGLIEKAAPYTTDLYWSLQAVPGNDWDGNTSAVTPAP, from the coding sequence ATGGATAAACTAATTTTAAAATCAACAACACTTCTTGCCGGCATATTGATTTCTGCCCCTATGATAATCACAACCGCTAGTGCGGCGACTACAGGTGGGGATTACACTTCAAGTGCAAATTTGACTTTACAAGCAGGAACTGGTCCAGTCGACCCTCTTGATCCAACAGACCCAACTAATCCTGTAACACCAGTAGACCCAGGTACTCCAGGTGCTTCTGGAAATCTTACTGTCGATTATGGTTCAACCCTTTACTTCGGAACCCAATCAATTTCCACTCAATCTAAAACTTATTATGCACATCCTGATATGGTAAAAGATCAATCTAACGCTGTAAAAGTAGTGCCTAACTATGCTCAAGTAACAGACCAATCAGGTGAGCTATCAGGTTGGACATTAAGTTTAACACAAGCTTCAGATCTTCATATGACTACTGGAACATCAACAGATCCTGGATATGCACTTAGTGGTGCACAAATTAGCTTTACCGGAGGCACTCTCCTTGGAGGAAATGGTATTACCGCTGGGAAGCCAAGTGATGTTGTTGCTTCAGGAACGCTCACACCAGGAGTAGCAACAAAACTAGTTTCAGCTGCAAAAAATGAAGGAGCAGGAACTTGGTTATATAATTTTGGTGATGTAGATGCCTATGATGCAAGTTCAGTTGATACAGCCAATACCACAGATCATACTAAAGTGGCGACAAAATCAGCAATTAGTTTGGCTGTTCCTGCAGGTTTGATTGAGAAAGCGGCACCATATACTACAGATTTGTATTGGAGCTTGCAAGCCGTTCCAGGAAATGATTGGGATGGAAATACATCTGCGGTTACACCAGCACCATAA
- a CDS encoding WxL domain-containing protein, whose product MKKIRWLSIPLILMTLGLEFRVNAAEVQSYNSQGIVGFGPGSGVQPPVNPNKPDPTLPVFPQNPDGSKPNPGGNGSLTIDFASSFDFGNHKISNKDQTYLAKAQKYFDSEVLTPNYVQVTDRRGTFAGWNLKVVEKTQFTQIDSGPQKYKVLKGATINLKSSETASFTNEKSPKTQTISGLIPGVETQVALASTGEGAGTWVIRWGNDSMVTEDGLTTAVSLFVPGDTPKDATAYTTTLNWILSDLPTNVPN is encoded by the coding sequence GTGAAAAAAATAAGATGGTTAAGTATACCTCTCATCTTAATGACATTAGGATTGGAATTTCGAGTTAATGCAGCAGAAGTCCAAAGCTATAATTCGCAAGGAATAGTTGGTTTTGGTCCAGGTAGCGGAGTTCAACCCCCTGTTAATCCTAACAAACCTGATCCAACTTTACCTGTATTTCCACAAAATCCAGATGGTTCAAAGCCTAATCCAGGGGGAAATGGCTCACTGACAATTGATTTTGCTTCAAGTTTTGACTTTGGGAATCATAAAATTTCTAATAAAGATCAAACATATTTAGCTAAAGCCCAAAAGTATTTTGATTCTGAAGTTTTAACACCAAATTATGTTCAAGTAACCGATCGTCGAGGAACATTTGCCGGTTGGAACTTAAAAGTAGTCGAAAAAACACAATTTACTCAAATTGACTCAGGCCCTCAGAAGTACAAAGTACTTAAAGGAGCAACGATTAATTTAAAAAGTTCAGAAACAGCTTCTTTTACTAATGAAAAATCTCCCAAAACACAAACAATTTCGGGACTTATTCCCGGTGTTGAAACTCAAGTAGCTCTTGCCTCAACTGGCGAAGGAGCTGGAACTTGGGTAATTCGCTGGGGAAACGATTCAATGGTCACTGAAGATGGCTTAACAACAGCAGTTTCATTATTTGTTCCTGGAGATACCCCCAAGGATGCGACTGCTTACACTACAACTTTAAATTGGATATTGTCTGATTTACCGACAAACGTGCCAAATTAA